In Streptomyces seoulensis, the following are encoded in one genomic region:
- a CDS encoding sodium:solute symporter, protein MAVDYTVIVVYLAGMLAMGWWGMRRAKSKSEFLVAGRRLGPVMYSGTMAAIVLGGASTIGGVGLGYKYGLSGAWMVFTIGLGLLALSVFFSARIARLKVYTVSEMLDLRYGGRAGVISGVVMWAYTLMLAVTSTIAYATIFDVLFDMNRTLAIVLGGSIVVAYSTLGGMWSITLTDMVQFVVKTIGVLLLLLPIAVVKAGGFSGMKAKLPTSYFDPLGIGGETIFTYVLIYTFGMLIGQDIWQRVFTARDDRTARWGGTASGTYCLVYAVAGSVIGTAAKVLYPGLASPDDAFATIVKDELPIGVRGLVLAAALAAVMSTSSGALIACATVANNDIWSRLRGIVRPGGEEHDEVRGNRVFILIMGVGVIGTAIALNNVVEALTVAYNLLVGGLLVPILGGLLWKRGTVQGALAAVIVGGLAVIGLMAGYGILANEPVYYGLLASLAAYLVVSLATRPTDERVLAVWRDRLAGKSPELPSEPVPAHQ, encoded by the coding sequence ATGGCCGTCGACTACACAGTGATCGTCGTCTATCTCGCCGGGATGCTGGCCATGGGCTGGTGGGGCATGCGCCGTGCCAAGTCCAAGAGCGAGTTCCTGGTGGCCGGCCGCAGACTGGGCCCGGTCATGTACTCCGGCACCATGGCCGCGATCGTGCTCGGCGGCGCGTCCACCATCGGCGGGGTCGGCCTCGGCTACAAGTACGGCCTCTCCGGCGCCTGGATGGTCTTCACCATCGGCCTCGGCCTGCTCGCCCTGTCGGTGTTCTTCTCGGCCCGCATCGCCCGGCTGAAGGTCTACACCGTCTCCGAGATGCTGGACCTGCGCTACGGCGGCCGGGCCGGGGTCATCTCCGGCGTGGTCATGTGGGCGTACACCCTGATGCTGGCGGTCACCTCGACCATCGCCTACGCCACCATCTTCGACGTGCTGTTCGACATGAACCGCACCCTGGCGATCGTCCTCGGCGGCTCGATCGTCGTCGCCTACTCCACCCTCGGCGGCATGTGGTCGATCACGCTCACCGACATGGTGCAGTTCGTGGTGAAGACCATCGGCGTGCTGCTCCTGCTGCTGCCCATCGCGGTGGTCAAGGCGGGCGGCTTCTCCGGGATGAAGGCCAAGCTGCCGACCTCGTACTTCGACCCGCTGGGCATCGGCGGCGAGACGATCTTCACCTACGTCCTGATCTACACCTTCGGCATGCTGATCGGCCAGGACATCTGGCAGCGCGTGTTCACCGCCCGCGACGACCGCACCGCCCGGTGGGGAGGCACCGCGTCCGGCACGTACTGTCTGGTCTACGCGGTGGCCGGCTCGGTGATCGGCACCGCGGCCAAGGTGCTCTACCCGGGGCTCGCCAGCCCCGACGACGCCTTCGCCACCATCGTCAAGGACGAACTCCCCATCGGTGTACGGGGTCTGGTGCTGGCCGCCGCCCTCGCCGCCGTGATGTCCACCTCCTCCGGCGCCCTGATCGCCTGCGCGACCGTCGCCAACAACGACATCTGGTCCCGGCTGCGCGGCATCGTCCGCCCCGGCGGCGAGGAGCACGACGAGGTGAGGGGCAACCGCGTCTTCATCCTGATCATGGGCGTCGGTGTGATCGGCACCGCCATCGCGCTGAACAACGTGGTCGAGGCGCTGACCGTCGCCTACAACCTGCTCGTCGGCGGGCTGCTGGTGCCGATCCTCGGCGGCCTGCTGTGGAAGCGCGGCACCGTGCAGGGCGCGCTCGCCGCCGTGATCGTCGGCGGCCTCGCGGTGATCGGTCTGATGGCCGGCTACGGCATCCTCGCCAACGAGCCCGTCTACTACGGCCTGCTCGCCTCCCTCGCCGCCTATCTGGTGGTCTCCCTGGCGACCAGGCCCACCGACGAACGCGTCCTCGCCGTCTGGCGCGACCGCCTCGCCGGCAAGTCCCCCGAACTCCCGTCCGAACCGGTACCGGCTCACCAGTAG
- the speB gene encoding agmatinase, translating to MSSSETPRGPVDSSRVPRYAGPATFARLPRLDEVGRADVAVVGVPFDSGVSYRPGARFGGNAIREASRLLRPYNPAQDASPFALAQVADGGDIAVNPFNINEAVDTIEAAADDLLGTGARLMTLGGDHTIALPLLRSVARKHGPVALLHFDAHLDTWDTYFGAEYTHGTPFRRAVEEGILDTEALSHVGTRGPLYGKQDLTDDEKMGFGIVTSADVYRRGADEVADQLRQRIGDRPLYISIDIDCLDPAHAPGTGTPEAGGMTSRELLEILRGLASCNLVSADVVEVAPAYDHAEITSVAASHTAYELTTIMSRQIAAARKDA from the coding sequence ATGAGCAGCTCCGAGACGCCCCGCGGGCCCGTCGACTCCTCCCGCGTCCCGCGCTACGCGGGCCCCGCGACCTTCGCCCGGCTGCCCCGGCTGGACGAGGTCGGCCGCGCGGACGTCGCCGTGGTCGGCGTGCCGTTCGACTCCGGCGTCTCGTACCGGCCCGGCGCCCGCTTCGGCGGCAACGCCATCCGCGAGGCGTCCCGGCTGCTGCGCCCGTACAACCCCGCCCAGGACGCCTCGCCCTTCGCCCTCGCGCAGGTCGCGGACGGCGGCGACATCGCGGTGAACCCGTTCAACATCAACGAGGCCGTCGACACCATCGAGGCCGCCGCCGACGACCTGCTCGGCACCGGCGCCCGCCTGATGACGCTGGGCGGTGACCACACCATCGCGCTGCCCCTGCTGCGCTCGGTCGCCAGGAAGCACGGCCCGGTGGCGCTGCTGCACTTCGACGCGCACCTCGACACCTGGGACACCTACTTCGGCGCCGAGTACACCCACGGCACCCCGTTCCGCCGCGCGGTGGAGGAGGGCATCCTCGACACCGAGGCGCTGTCCCACGTCGGCACGCGCGGCCCGCTGTACGGCAAGCAGGACCTGACGGACGACGAGAAGATGGGCTTCGGCATCGTCACCTCCGCCGACGTCTACCGCCGGGGCGCGGACGAGGTCGCCGACCAGCTCCGCCAGCGCATCGGGGACCGCCCGCTGTACATCTCCATCGACATCGACTGCCTCGACCCGGCGCACGCCCCGGGCACCGGCACCCCGGAGGCGGGCGGCATGACCTCCCGCGAGCTGCTGGAGATCCTGCGCGGCCTCGCCTCCTGCAACCTCGTCTCGGCCGACGTGGTCGAGGTCGCCCCGGCCTACGACCACGCCGAGATCACGTCGGTCGCGGCCTCGCACACGGCGTACGAACTCACCACCATCATGAGCCGTCAGATCGCGGCGGCCCGGAAGGACGCGTAA
- a CDS encoding S28 family serine protease, with the protein MRKALRWLLALTVLIGTLGTAGTAGAATTAPPAPTDIKDRLLAIPGISLVEEKPYTGYRYFVLNFTQPVDHRHPDRGTFQQRITVLHKDTSRPTVFYTGGYNVSTTPSRREPTQIVDGNQVSLEYRFFTPSRPAPADWSKLDIWQAASDQHAVYQALKPLYSANWLATGGSKGGMTATYYERFYPRDMDGVVAYVAPNDVVNDEDSAYDRFFERVGTKECRDKLNAVQREALVRREPLEKKYAQYAADNGYTFTTIGSLDKAYEAVVLDYVWGFWQYSGLADCDSVPSGAATATDDAIWDSVDTISGFSAYTDQGLEQYTPYYYQAGTQLGAPTIHFPHIERKLIRYGYQPPRNFVPRSIPMRFQQGAMRDVDHWVRHDARHMLWVYGQNDPWGSERFRPGAGARDAYVFTAPGMNHGANVAGLVADERAFATARILKWAGVASPAVQADPSAAEPLARFDSRLDVRDVEREPALRP; encoded by the coding sequence ATGCGCAAGGCGCTGAGATGGCTGCTGGCGCTCACGGTGCTCATCGGCACACTGGGCACGGCGGGCACAGCGGGGGCGGCCACCACCGCACCGCCGGCACCCACGGACATCAAGGACCGGCTGCTGGCGATACCCGGCATCAGCCTGGTGGAGGAGAAGCCGTACACCGGCTACCGCTACTTCGTCCTGAACTTCACCCAGCCGGTCGACCACCGGCACCCGGACCGGGGCACCTTCCAGCAGCGGATCACCGTGCTGCACAAGGACACCAGTCGCCCGACCGTCTTCTACACCGGCGGCTACAACGTCTCCACCACGCCGTCCCGCCGCGAGCCCACCCAGATCGTGGACGGCAACCAGGTCTCGCTGGAGTACCGCTTCTTCACCCCGTCCCGCCCGGCCCCGGCCGACTGGTCCAAGCTGGACATCTGGCAGGCGGCGAGCGACCAGCACGCCGTGTACCAGGCGCTGAAGCCGCTGTACTCCGCCAACTGGCTGGCCACCGGCGGCTCCAAGGGCGGCATGACGGCCACCTACTACGAGCGCTTCTACCCCCGCGACATGGACGGCGTGGTCGCCTACGTCGCCCCCAACGACGTGGTGAACGACGAGGACTCGGCCTACGACCGCTTCTTCGAGCGCGTCGGCACCAAGGAGTGCCGCGACAAGCTGAACGCCGTCCAGCGCGAGGCGCTCGTCCGTCGCGAGCCGCTGGAGAAGAAGTACGCCCAGTACGCCGCCGACAACGGCTACACCTTCACCACCATCGGCTCCCTGGACAAGGCGTACGAGGCCGTGGTCCTGGACTACGTGTGGGGCTTCTGGCAGTACAGCGGCCTGGCCGACTGCGACTCCGTCCCGTCCGGCGCGGCCACCGCGACCGACGACGCGATCTGGGACTCGGTCGACACCATCTCCGGCTTCTCCGCCTACACCGACCAGGGCCTGGAGCAGTACACGCCGTACTACTACCAGGCGGGCACCCAGCTCGGCGCGCCCACCATCCACTTCCCGCACATCGAGCGGAAGCTGATCCGCTACGGCTACCAGCCGCCGCGCAACTTCGTGCCCCGCTCCATCCCGATGCGCTTCCAGCAGGGCGCCATGCGGGACGTGGACCACTGGGTCCGGCACGACGCCCGGCACATGCTCTGGGTGTACGGGCAGAACGACCCCTGGGGCTCGGAGCGGTTCCGCCCCGGCGCGGGCGCCCGTGACGCGTACGTGTTCACCGCGCCCGGCATGAACCACGGCGCGAACGTCGCCGGGCTCGTCGCCGACGAGCGGGCCTTCGCCACCGCCCGCATCCTCAAGTGGGCCGGGGTGGCGTCCCCGGCGGTCCAGGCCGACCCGTCGGCGGCCGAGCCGCTGGCCCGGTTCGACAGCAGGCTGGACGTACGGGACGTGGAGCGCGAGCCCGCGCTGCGCCCGTAG
- a CDS encoding endonuclease I family protein has product MPVTHMHRWKAPALAVSALLVGLTLPAAAAGPASATTTSYDTTYYKNAVGKTGASLKSSLHTIISSQSKISYSAVWDALKVTDQDPNNSNNVILLYSGVSRAKSLSGGSTGDWNREHVWAKSHGDFGEVTGPGTDLHHLRPADVSVNSVRGNKDFDDGGSAVSGGGGSLTDSDSFEPRDADKGDVARMILYMAVRYDGGDGFADLEPNEKVDNGSNPYIGKLSVLKQWNDEDPPSAFEEKRNQVIYDTYQHNRNPFIDHPEWVDAIW; this is encoded by the coding sequence ATGCCCGTGACGCACATGCACCGTTGGAAGGCTCCGGCGCTGGCCGTTTCGGCTCTGCTTGTCGGACTCACCCTGCCCGCCGCGGCCGCCGGCCCGGCGAGCGCGACGACGACCTCGTACGACACCACGTACTACAAGAACGCCGTCGGCAAGACGGGCGCGAGTCTCAAGTCCTCGCTGCACACCATCATCAGCAGCCAGAGCAAGATCTCGTACTCGGCGGTCTGGGACGCGCTGAAGGTCACCGACCAGGACCCGAACAACAGCAACAACGTGATCCTGCTCTACAGCGGCGTCTCGCGTGCCAAGTCCCTGAGCGGGGGCAGCACCGGCGACTGGAACCGCGAGCACGTGTGGGCCAAGTCGCACGGCGACTTCGGCGAGGTGACCGGCCCCGGCACCGACCTGCACCACCTGCGCCCGGCGGACGTGTCGGTCAACAGCGTCCGCGGCAACAAGGACTTCGACGACGGCGGCAGCGCGGTCAGCGGCGGGGGCGGCAGCCTCACCGACTCCGACTCCTTCGAGCCGCGCGACGCGGACAAGGGCGACGTGGCCCGGATGATCCTCTACATGGCCGTCCGCTACGACGGGGGCGACGGCTTCGCCGACCTGGAGCCCAACGAGAAGGTCGACAACGGCAGCAACCCGTACATCGGGAAACTGTCCGTCCTCAAGCAGTGGAACGACGAGGACCCGCCGAGCGCCTTCGAGGAGAAGCGCAACCAGGTCATCTACGACACCTACCAGCACAACCGGAACCCGTTCATCGACCACCCGGAGTGGGTCGACGCGATCTGGTAG
- a CDS encoding thiamine pyrophosphate-binding protein, translated as MTHDHDLELRPTEAQTEAALNPPPGRNGGDLVVETLAGLGATTVFGLPGQHALGMFDALRRSSLRYVGLRVENNAGFAADAYGRITGEAAPLLLSTGPGALTSLAALQEAASASAPVLAISSQIPTAGLGGGRHGYLHELPDQSASFRGVVKSVHTVRSQSQIPSAIAEAWRSALTAPHGPVWVEIPQDVLLAQTSLPVVTAPDATPEELVPRVELTAVAADLLSRALRPAIIAGGGVVRADASGKLRRLAEKLDAPVVTTFGGKGAFPWEHPLSLQSWLEDRHMTDLLEDADVLLVVGSGLGELSSNYHTFKPRGRVIQIEADLGKLESNHPALGIHADARLALQALLETVSERTDGTAPERVRDVLARIGDRIAGQELSLEQDVLASVRRALPAGSPSFWDMTILAYWAWSAFDPRGANTMHSAQGAGGLGYGFPAALGAAAADPTRPVLAVSGDGGALYSIAELATAKQYGLPVTWLIVDDGGYGILREYMTDAFGEPTATELTRPDYVALAESFGVPGVRTSPETLEADLAKALAAPGPSVVVLPAVLRMFAPTHLG; from the coding sequence GTGACGCACGACCACGACCTGGAACTCCGCCCGACCGAGGCGCAGACAGAGGCGGCCCTGAATCCCCCGCCGGGGCGCAACGGCGGCGACCTGGTCGTGGAGACCCTGGCCGGGCTCGGCGCGACCACCGTCTTCGGCCTGCCCGGCCAGCACGCGCTCGGCATGTTCGACGCGCTGCGCCGCTCCTCGCTGCGCTACGTCGGCCTCAGGGTGGAGAACAACGCGGGCTTCGCGGCGGACGCGTACGGCCGGATCACCGGGGAGGCGGCGCCGCTGCTGCTCTCCACCGGGCCGGGCGCGCTGACCTCGCTGGCGGCGCTCCAGGAGGCGGCGTCGGCGTCGGCGCCGGTGCTGGCGATCAGCAGCCAGATCCCGACCGCCGGCCTGGGCGGTGGCCGGCACGGTTATCTGCACGAACTCCCGGATCAGTCGGCATCGTTCCGGGGGGTGGTGAAGTCGGTTCACACGGTGCGCTCGCAGTCGCAGATCCCGTCGGCCATCGCGGAAGCCTGGCGTTCGGCGCTGACCGCTCCGCACGGGCCGGTGTGGGTGGAGATCCCGCAGGACGTGCTGCTGGCTCAGACCTCGCTGCCGGTGGTGACGGCCCCGGACGCGACCCCGGAGGAACTCGTCCCGCGCGTCGAACTCACGGCTGTGGCAGCCGACTTGCTGTCCCGTGCGCTGCGACCCGCGATCATCGCGGGCGGGGGGGTCGTACGGGCGGACGCCTCGGGCAAGCTGCGCCGGCTCGCGGAGAAGCTGGACGCCCCCGTGGTGACCACCTTCGGCGGCAAGGGTGCCTTCCCCTGGGAGCACCCGCTGTCCCTCCAGTCCTGGCTGGAGGACCGGCACATGACCGACCTGCTGGAGGACGCGGACGTCCTGCTGGTGGTCGGGTCGGGGCTCGGTGAACTCTCCTCGAACTACCACACGTTCAAGCCGCGCGGCCGGGTGATCCAGATCGAGGCCGACCTCGGCAAGCTGGAGTCCAACCACCCGGCGCTGGGCATCCACGCCGACGCCCGCCTCGCGCTCCAGGCCCTGCTGGAGACGGTGTCCGAGCGGACCGACGGCACGGCGCCGGAACGGGTCCGGGACGTGCTCGCCCGGATCGGTGACCGTATCGCCGGTCAGGAACTCAGCCTGGAGCAGGACGTGTTGGCCTCCGTCCGCCGTGCGCTCCCGGCCGGCTCGCCGTCCTTCTGGGACATGACGATCCTCGCCTACTGGGCCTGGTCCGCCTTCGACCCGCGCGGCGCCAACACCATGCACTCCGCCCAGGGCGCGGGCGGCCTCGGCTACGGCTTCCCCGCCGCCCTCGGCGCGGCCGCGGCCGACCCGACCCGCCCGGTCCTCGCCGTCTCCGGCGACGGGGGCGCGCTGTACTCCATCGCCGAGCTGGCGACGGCCAAGCAGTACGGCCTCCCCGTCACCTGGCTCATCGTCGACGACGGCGGCTACGGCATCCTCCGCGAGTACATGACGGACGCCTTCGGCGAGCCGACCGCCACCGAGCTGACCCGCCCGGACTACGTCGCCCTCGCGGAGTCCTTCGGAGTACCGGGCGTCCGCACCTCCCCGGAGACCCTGGAAGCGGACCTCGCCAAGGCGCTGGCCGCACCGGGCCCGTCGGTGGTCGTACTGCCGGCGGTACTGCGGATGTTCGCGCCCACGCACTTGGGCTGA
- a CDS encoding ABC transporter ATP-binding protein: MGPQRGWARRLAGYAWRHPKDVVLALGASLGGMAVMAVVPLITKVIIDDVIGDHTRDMAPWAGALVAAAVLIYVLTYVRRYYGGRLALDVQYDLRTGMYDTITRLDGRRQDELSTGQVVGRATSDLQLIQGLLFMLPMTIGNVLLFLISLGIMAWLSLPLTLVALAVAPALGWIARRSRTRLHPATWYAQAQAAAVAGVVDGAVSGVRVVKGFGQEEQETGKLREVGRRLFAGRLRTIRLNSKYTPALQAVPALGQVAMLALGGWLAVRGHITLGTFVAFSTYLAQLVGPVRMLAVVLTIGQQARAGTERVLELIDTEPSLKGGTKALPADAPASVEFDDVSFGYDPERPVLDGLSLEIRPGETLAVVGSSGSGKSTLSLLLPRFYDVTHGAVLVGGHDVRELTLDSLRAAIGLVPEDSFLFSTTVRENIAYGRPDATQDEIEAAARAAQADRFVRELPEGYDTKVGEHGLTLSGGQRQRLALARALLTDPRLLVLDDATSAVDVRVEHEIHEALAHVMAGRTTLLIAHRRSTLSLADRIAVLDGGRLVDLGTDEELQERCPLYRRLLTDPDELGAPSPGHARPAQQAEDTTLREELDAEFDAERGVTPRLWTGDRTPREETLSGTPATPELLAQVEALPPATDTPDVDEARAVRAEDSYGLRRLLHGFGRPLLVSLALVAVDAGSGLLLPVLIRHGIDEGVTRTALGAVWAASLLGLLTVLVQWTAQYGETRMTGRTGERVLYALRLKIFTQLQRLGLDYYERELTGRIMTRMTTDVDALSTFLQTGLVTAFVSVVTFFGIMGALLVLDVQLALVVFATLPPLILATFFFRRASVKAYELARERVSVVNADLQESVAGLRIVQAFRRERDGGRRFAERSDSYRQARVRGQWLISIYFPFVQLLSSVAAAAVLISGAGRVEAATLTTGALVAYLLYIDLFFAPVQQLSQVFDGYQQATVSLGRIQELLREPASTGSADAPLEVLSLRGDIAFEDVTFAYGDEEEALTGIDLAIPAGQTVAFVGETGAGKSTLVKLVARFYDPTSGRVTADGTDLRALDLTSYRHRLGVVPQEAYLFPGTVRDAIAYGRPDATDAEVEAAARAVGAHEMIATLDGGYLHEVAERGRNLSAGQRQLIALARAELVDPDVLLLDEATAALDLATEAQVNHATDRLAGRRTTLVVAHRLTTAARADRVVVMEHGRVVEDGHHTELLARDGRYADMWRTFIGQSEPEEPVGVTS; the protein is encoded by the coding sequence GTGGGACCGCAACGAGGATGGGCGCGACGGCTGGCGGGATACGCCTGGCGCCATCCCAAGGACGTCGTCCTGGCGCTGGGCGCCTCCCTGGGCGGGATGGCCGTCATGGCCGTGGTCCCGCTGATCACCAAGGTGATCATCGACGACGTGATCGGCGACCACACCCGCGACATGGCCCCCTGGGCCGGCGCCCTGGTCGCCGCCGCCGTGCTGATCTACGTCCTCACCTACGTCCGCCGCTACTACGGCGGCCGGCTCGCCCTGGACGTGCAGTACGACCTGCGCACCGGGATGTACGACACGATCACCCGGCTCGACGGCCGCCGCCAGGACGAGCTGTCCACCGGGCAGGTCGTCGGCCGCGCCACCAGCGACCTCCAGCTGATCCAGGGCCTGCTGTTCATGCTCCCGATGACCATCGGGAACGTCCTGCTCTTCCTGATCTCGCTCGGCATCATGGCCTGGCTGTCGCTCCCGCTGACCCTGGTCGCGCTCGCCGTGGCCCCCGCGCTCGGCTGGATCGCCCGCCGCAGCCGGACCCGGCTCCACCCCGCCACCTGGTACGCCCAGGCCCAGGCCGCCGCCGTCGCGGGCGTGGTCGACGGCGCGGTGAGCGGCGTGCGCGTGGTGAAGGGGTTCGGGCAGGAGGAGCAGGAGACCGGGAAGCTGCGCGAGGTCGGCCGCAGGCTGTTCGCGGGGCGGCTGCGCACCATCCGGCTGAACAGCAAGTACACCCCCGCCCTCCAGGCCGTCCCGGCGCTCGGGCAGGTCGCCATGCTGGCCCTCGGCGGCTGGCTGGCGGTGCGCGGGCACATCACGCTGGGCACCTTCGTCGCCTTCTCCACCTACCTCGCCCAGCTCGTCGGCCCGGTCCGGATGCTCGCCGTGGTCCTCACCATCGGCCAGCAGGCCCGCGCGGGCACCGAACGCGTGCTGGAGCTGATCGACACCGAGCCGTCCCTGAAGGGCGGCACCAAGGCCCTCCCCGCCGACGCCCCCGCCTCCGTCGAGTTCGACGACGTCTCCTTCGGCTACGACCCCGAGCGCCCGGTGCTGGACGGGCTCAGCCTGGAGATCCGCCCCGGCGAGACCCTGGCCGTGGTCGGCTCCTCCGGCTCCGGCAAGTCCACCCTCTCCCTGCTGCTGCCACGCTTCTACGACGTCACCCACGGCGCCGTCCTGGTCGGCGGCCACGACGTCCGCGAGCTGACGCTGGACTCGCTGCGCGCCGCGATCGGCCTGGTCCCGGAGGACTCCTTCCTGTTCTCCACCACGGTCCGCGAGAACATCGCGTACGGCCGTCCCGACGCCACCCAGGACGAGATCGAGGCCGCCGCCCGCGCCGCCCAGGCGGACCGTTTCGTCCGCGAGCTGCCCGAGGGGTACGACACCAAGGTCGGCGAGCACGGCCTGACCCTCTCCGGCGGCCAGCGCCAGCGCCTCGCGCTCGCCCGCGCCCTGCTCACCGACCCCCGCCTGCTGGTGCTGGACGACGCCACCTCGGCGGTGGACGTGAGGGTCGAGCACGAGATCCACGAGGCGCTCGCCCATGTCATGGCGGGCCGCACCACTCTGCTCATCGCGCACCGCCGTTCCACCCTCAGCCTCGCCGACCGCATCGCCGTGCTGGACGGCGGCCGGCTGGTCGACCTCGGCACCGACGAGGAACTCCAGGAGCGCTGTCCGCTCTACCGCAGGCTGCTCACCGACCCCGACGAACTGGGCGCCCCCTCGCCGGGCCACGCCCGCCCGGCCCAGCAGGCCGAGGACACCACGCTCCGCGAGGAGCTGGACGCCGAGTTCGACGCCGAGCGCGGGGTCACCCCCCGGCTGTGGACCGGCGACCGCACGCCGAGGGAGGAGACCCTCTCCGGCACCCCGGCCACCCCCGAGCTGCTCGCCCAGGTCGAGGCGCTGCCCCCGGCCACCGACACCCCGGACGTGGACGAGGCCCGAGCGGTGCGCGCCGAGGACTCCTACGGACTGCGCCGCCTGCTGCACGGCTTCGGGCGCCCGCTGCTGGTCAGCCTGGCGCTGGTCGCCGTCGACGCGGGCTCCGGCCTGCTGCTGCCGGTGCTGATCCGGCACGGCATCGACGAGGGCGTGACCCGTACCGCCCTCGGCGCGGTCTGGGCGGCCTCCCTGCTCGGCCTACTCACCGTGCTGGTGCAGTGGACCGCGCAGTACGGCGAGACCCGGATGACCGGCCGTACCGGCGAGCGGGTGCTGTACGCGCTACGGCTGAAGATCTTCACCCAGCTCCAGCGGCTCGGCCTGGACTACTACGAGCGCGAGCTGACCGGCCGGATCATGACCCGGATGACCACGGACGTGGACGCGCTGTCCACGTTCCTGCAGACCGGCCTGGTCACCGCGTTCGTCTCGGTCGTCACCTTCTTCGGGATCATGGGCGCCCTGCTGGTGCTGGACGTCCAGCTCGCGCTCGTCGTGTTCGCCACCCTGCCCCCGCTGATCCTCGCCACCTTCTTCTTCCGCCGGGCCAGCGTGAAGGCGTACGAGCTGGCGCGGGAGCGGGTGTCGGTGGTCAACGCCGACCTCCAGGAGTCGGTGGCGGGCCTGAGGATCGTGCAGGCGTTCCGCCGCGAGCGGGACGGCGGGCGCCGGTTCGCCGAGCGCAGCGACTCCTACCGGCAGGCCCGCGTCCGGGGCCAGTGGCTGATCTCGATCTACTTCCCCTTCGTGCAGCTGCTGTCCTCGGTGGCGGCCGCCGCCGTGCTGATCTCGGGCGCCGGGCGGGTGGAGGCGGCCACGCTGACCACGGGCGCGCTGGTCGCCTACCTGCTCTACATCGACCTGTTCTTCGCCCCGGTGCAGCAGCTGTCCCAGGTCTTCGACGGCTACCAGCAGGCCACCGTCTCGCTGGGCCGCATCCAGGAGCTGCTGCGCGAACCGGCGTCCACCGGGTCCGCCGACGCCCCGCTGGAGGTGCTCTCGCTGCGCGGCGACATCGCCTTCGAGGACGTCACGTTCGCGTACGGCGACGAGGAGGAGGCGCTCACCGGGATCGATCTCGCCATCCCGGCCGGGCAGACCGTGGCCTTCGTCGGCGAGACCGGCGCGGGCAAGTCGACCCTGGTCAAGCTGGTGGCGCGGTTCTACGACCCGACCTCGGGCCGGGTCACCGCCGACGGCACCGACCTGCGCGCGCTCGACCTCACCTCGTACCGGCACCGGCTGGGGGTGGTGCCGCAGGAGGCGTACCTGTTCCCCGGCACGGTCCGCGACGCCATCGCGTACGGGCGGCCCGACGCCACCGACGCCGAGGTGGAGGCGGCGGCGCGGGCGGTCGGCGCGCACGAGATGATCGCCACCCTGGACGGCGGCTATCTGCACGAGGTCGCCGAGCGCGGCCGCAACCTCTCGGCCGGCCAGCGCCAGCTGATCGCGCTGGCCCGCGCCGAGCTGGTCGACCCCGACGTGCTGCTGCTGGACGAGGCGACCGCCGCGCTGGACCTGGCCACCGAGGCGCAGGTCAACCACGCCACCGACCGCCTCGCGGGCCGCCGTACCACCCTGGTGGTGGCGCACCGGCTGACCACGGCCGCCCGCGCCGACCGGGTCGTGGTGATGGAGCACGGCCGGGTCGTGGAGGACGGCCACCACACCGAACTCCTCGCCCGTGACGGCCGGTACGCGGACATGTGGCGGACCTTCATCGGGCAGTCGGAGCCGGAGGAGCCGGTCGGCGTCACCTCCTGA
- a CDS encoding serine hydrolase: MTHRISPRARKGALAAVVGGALLVPVLGAAPASAATAVSCTSAKAGLAAKLSKDIGAALATRKGSVALGVYEAGTKTTCTLRATSAYDSASTVKVTVLATLLWDAKKHNRYLTSTETSLATAMITKSDNTATSKLWKQLGTTKVKGFLAAAGMTKTTPGANGYWGLTQINVTDEQKLLKLVTAKNSVLSDNSRAYIQKLMGKVVSSQRWGTPAGAPSTVAVHVKNGWLQRSTHGWRVHSLGTFNGGGHDYTITVLTQDNSTMDYGVTTIQNVAKVIHKDLVPTAVRSAAYVPTNTPREAFVATPPQG; this comes from the coding sequence ATGACGCATCGGATATCACCCCGCGCCCGGAAAGGCGCGCTCGCTGCCGTGGTCGGAGGGGCGCTGCTCGTGCCCGTCCTCGGGGCCGCCCCCGCATCCGCCGCTACGGCGGTCAGTTGCACCTCCGCCAAGGCCGGGCTCGCGGCCAAGCTCAGCAAGGACATCGGGGCCGCGCTCGCCACGCGGAAGGGGAGTGTGGCGCTCGGGGTGTACGAGGCGGGCACGAAGACGACGTGCACGCTGCGGGCGACCAGCGCGTACGACTCCGCCAGCACCGTCAAGGTCACCGTGCTGGCCACCCTGCTGTGGGACGCGAAGAAGCACAACCGGTACCTGACGAGCACCGAGACCTCGCTCGCCACCGCGATGATCACGAAGTCGGACAACACCGCGACCAGCAAGCTGTGGAAGCAGCTCGGCACGACGAAGGTCAAGGGCTTCCTGGCGGCCGCCGGGATGACGAAGACGACGCCCGGCGCGAACGGCTACTGGGGCCTGACCCAGATCAACGTCACCGACGAGCAGAAGCTGCTGAAGCTCGTCACCGCCAAGAACTCCGTGCTGAGCGACAACTCCCGTGCCTACATACAGAAGCTGATGGGCAAGGTCGTCTCGTCCCAGCGCTGGGGCACCCCCGCCGGCGCACCCTCCACCGTCGCCGTGCACGTCAAGAACGGCTGGCTCCAGCGCTCCACCCACGGCTGGCGCGTCCACAGCCTCGGCACCTTCAACGGCGGCGGCCACGACTACACGATCACCGTGCTGACCCAGGACAACAGCACGATGGACTACGGCGTCACCACCATCCAGAACGTCGCCAAGGTCATCCACAAGGACCTCGTCCCGACGGCCGTCAGGTCCGCCGCCTACGTCCCCACCAACACCCCGCGCGAGGCGTTCGTCGCCACCCCGCCGCAGGGCTGA